In the genome of Methanococcoides burtonii DSM 6242, the window ACATTAAATGATGTTGATGCGATTAAAAGCATCATTAGTTTCTATGCAAAGCAGGAGCTTATGCTCCATCGTTCTGTCAGTGAGCTCTATGAGTCCATACGTAACTTCTATGTTTATGAGATCGATGGCGATGTGGTAGGTTGCTGTGGTCTGCAGGTGTTGTGGGCAGATCTTGCAGAGATCCTGTCCTTTGCTATTCTTCCGGAATATAGGGGGAAATGTATTGGCACTCAATTGTTAAATGCATGCCTTGATGATGCTCGTGAACTCAAGGCTACCTCTGTCTTCACATTGACGTATGCACCTGTCTTTTTTGAGAAAAATCATTTCAAACGTGTGGACAAGGCAACTCTCCCGCACAAAATATGGATTGGTTGCATCAAATGTCATAAGTTCCCTGATTGTGACGAAATAGCTCTTTCATTGGAACTTTCATAATTCGATTAATCAATGTAATCATTTATTAATCCCAAGTACATTTGCCTAGCTATAACCAAACCAGGAAGATAATAATGATTAAAGCACGTATCAGAGATTTTATAATTACCAAAGACGACTGGATATTTGCAGTTGCTGACTATTTCCATCCCGAAGGTGTCAGGTGTGTGCTACGATATGTACCCGATGAGAATGGGGAACGTCAGCTCAATGG includes:
- a CDS encoding N-acetyltransferase produces the protein MIRKATLNDVDAIKSIISFYAKQELMLHRSVSELYESIRNFYVYEIDGDVVGCCGLQVLWADLAEILSFAILPEYRGKCIGTQLLNACLDDARELKATSVFTLTYAPVFFEKNHFKRVDKATLPHKIWIGCIKCHKFPDCDEIALSLELS